The Methanofollis sp. UBA420 genome contains a region encoding:
- a CDS encoding TIGR00341 family protein: protein MKKVLINARKEDYENLSLLLEGIHHVVLREDGIYEVKLFLPDNDLDPFIEKVRPLLDLRYRENLIEVSSPDFVISPYLKKVEEKTEQPEKTPIEELLDTTRPYQRLDAGKLVLTSIAGIIALTGLFLNNVAVIIGAMLLSPILGPIYGFAINISIGKVRDGLQSILVLAALLSCVFALSAATTYLLHFVTPLSITPEILSRTVVSPIYIVMAVLLGFASVLALARGMSDLIAGVAIAAALLPPTAVMGISLVLIRESLLPSTVLVLENVIGMMAGALIATLSLQIGSRAYYEQIAAKKYIARTAVLIIILIALLFGLSILLSTPPI from the coding sequence ATGAAGAAAGTCCTGATCAACGCACGAAAGGAGGACTACGAGAATCTCTCCCTCCTCCTCGAAGGGATCCACCATGTGGTCCTCCGGGAGGACGGGATCTACGAGGTCAAACTCTTTCTCCCTGACAACGACCTCGACCCCTTCATCGAGAAGGTCAGGCCCCTCCTCGACCTGCGGTATAGAGAGAACCTCATCGAGGTCTCCTCGCCGGACTTCGTCATCTCGCCGTACCTCAAGAAGGTCGAGGAGAAGACGGAACAGCCGGAAAAAACCCCGATCGAGGAGCTCCTCGACACCACCCGGCCGTACCAGAGGCTTGACGCGGGAAAACTCGTCCTCACCTCGATCGCCGGGATCATCGCCCTGACCGGCCTCTTTCTCAACAATGTGGCGGTGATCATCGGGGCGATGCTCCTCTCCCCGATCCTGGGGCCCATCTACGGCTTCGCGATCAACATCTCGATCGGGAAGGTGCGTGACGGCCTCCAGAGCATCCTTGTCCTTGCAGCGCTCCTCTCCTGCGTCTTCGCCCTCTCGGCCGCGACGACCTACCTCCTCCACTTTGTAACGCCACTCTCCATCACGCCCGAGATCCTCTCCCGCACCGTCGTCAGCCCGATCTACATCGTCATGGCCGTCCTCCTCGGGTTCGCCTCGGTGCTCGCCCTCGCACGCGGGATGTCCGACCTCATCGCGGGCGTTGCGATCGCCGCCGCCCTCCTGCCCCCGACGGCGGTGATGGGCATCTCCCTCGTCCTCATCAGGGAAAGCCTCCTCCCCTCGACGGTTCTCGTCCTGGAGAACGTCATCGGGATGATGGCCGGGGCCCTGATCGCCACCCTCTCCCTGCAGATAGGTTCGCGGGCATATTACGAGCAGATCGCCGCGAAAAAGTACATCGCACGGACGGCCGTCCTCATTATCATCCTGATCGCCCTCCTCTTCGGGCTGAGCATCCTCCTCTCCACCCCGCCGATCTGA
- a CDS encoding glycine betaine ABC transporter substrate-binding protein translates to MRTGAVAVVVVCAAFVLAAGCAGVPGQGGQTVVVGAKTFNEQYILAEMIALLLGEEGYATEVKANMNDATLYEGIRKGQVDVYVEYTGTAYSQLLKLPQMTEWDPDTVYDEVKTGLDAEGVTVLSKVGFRDDYTVAVPEVWAGEKNVTTISDLAPHAGEMVLGTDYVFPNREDGLPQLAKVYTFTFGEARQMAPTLMYEAIKNGEVDAITPYTTDTRVDLYKLRILEDEKSAFPPYHAIILANDRIAGDQKATAALAVLSDRIDAEKMRQLNYQFDVEKKDARQIARDYLVAEGLIAG, encoded by the coding sequence ATGAGGACCGGAGCGGTTGCGGTGGTCGTCGTCTGCGCCGCCTTCGTCCTGGCCGCCGGGTGTGCGGGAGTGCCGGGACAGGGGGGGCAGACGGTCGTCGTCGGGGCGAAGACCTTCAATGAACAGTACATCCTCGCCGAGATGATCGCCCTTCTCCTGGGGGAGGAGGGCTATGCCACCGAGGTGAAGGCGAACATGAACGACGCCACCCTCTATGAGGGGATCAGGAAGGGGCAGGTGGACGTGTATGTCGAATACACCGGCACCGCCTACTCGCAACTCCTCAAACTCCCCCAGATGACGGAATGGGACCCCGACACCGTCTACGACGAGGTGAAGACCGGGCTTGACGCCGAAGGGGTCACTGTCCTCTCGAAGGTCGGGTTCAGGGACGACTACACCGTCGCCGTGCCCGAGGTATGGGCCGGGGAGAAGAACGTGACGACGATCTCCGACCTCGCTCCCCATGCCGGGGAGATGGTCCTCGGGACCGATTACGTCTTCCCGAACAGGGAGGACGGCCTCCCGCAACTGGCAAAGGTGTACACCTTCACCTTCGGGGAGGCGAGGCAGATGGCGCCGACCCTGATGTACGAGGCGATCAAAAACGGCGAGGTGGACGCCATAACGCCGTACACGACCGATACGCGGGTGGACCTGTACAAACTCCGCATCCTGGAGGACGAGAAGTCGGCCTTCCCACCCTATCACGCGATCATCCTCGCGAACGACCGGATCGCGGGGGACCAGAAAGCGACCGCGGCGCTCGCCGTCCTCTCCGACAGGATCGACGCCGAAAAGATGCGGCAGCTCAACTACCAGTTCGACGTCGAGAAGAAGGACGCCAGGCAGATCGCCCGCGACTATCTCGTCGCAGAGGGCCTGATCGCAGGATAG
- a CDS encoding ABC transporter ATP-binding protein, whose protein sequence is MPPHQRLFERIEKVEISGLTKTYGSRYAVRDLDLTVVGGELLILIGASGSGKTTTLRMINRLIEPDRGSVRINGVDVGGVEAVALRRNIGYVIQQIGLFPHMSVGENVGIIPTLEGWTKEKVRERVEHLLGLVDLPPETYAGRSPRELSGGQQQRVGLARALAMDPPLLLMDEPFGALDPILRKQLQDEFKRIKHDLGRTIVFVTHDIDEAFALGDRVAVMHDARLVQVGTPEDLILAPASDIVAHMVGADRKFRYLDTLSVRDLMTPVLARYLFDGATSILSALETMMREDTGVAIVMEGGGVAGTVTRRNAFTKRHDEGGLAGIAAMPRVFAPGDAAAAALGDLKEAGASFGLVMEGERPVGLFLADEVLMRLI, encoded by the coding sequence ATGCCACCGCACCAGAGGCTCTTCGAGCGGATCGAAAAGGTCGAGATATCGGGCCTTACGAAGACATATGGCAGCAGGTATGCCGTCAGGGACCTCGACCTCACGGTCGTCGGCGGCGAACTCCTCATCCTGATCGGGGCGAGCGGGTCGGGAAAGACGACGACACTCCGGATGATCAACCGCCTGATCGAGCCAGACCGGGGGAGCGTCCGCATCAACGGCGTCGATGTCGGGGGGGTCGAGGCGGTGGCCCTCAGGCGGAACATCGGCTACGTGATCCAGCAGATCGGCCTCTTTCCCCATATGAGCGTCGGGGAGAATGTCGGGATCATCCCGACCCTCGAAGGCTGGACGAAGGAGAAGGTGAGGGAGAGGGTCGAGCATCTCCTCGGCCTCGTCGACCTCCCGCCCGAGACCTATGCCGGCCGCTCCCCGCGCGAACTCTCGGGCGGGCAGCAGCAGAGGGTGGGACTGGCCCGGGCGCTGGCGATGGATCCCCCTCTTCTCCTGATGGACGAACCCTTCGGCGCGCTCGACCCGATACTCAGGAAACAACTCCAGGACGAGTTCAAGAGGATCAAGCACGACCTGGGTCGGACGATCGTCTTCGTCACCCACGACATCGACGAGGCCTTCGCCCTCGGAGACAGGGTGGCGGTCATGCACGACGCCCGCCTCGTGCAGGTCGGCACGCCCGAAGACCTCATCCTCGCCCCGGCGTCGGATATCGTCGCGCATATGGTGGGCGCCGACAGGAAGTTCCGGTACCTCGACACTCTCTCTGTCAGGGACCTGATGACGCCTGTCCTGGCGCGCTATCTCTTCGACGGCGCCACCTCGATCCTCTCGGCCCTCGAGACGATGATGAGGGAGGACACCGGCGTCGCCATCGTCATGGAAGGGGGCGGGGTCGCGGGCACGGTGACGAGGCGCAACGCCTTCACGAAGCGCCACGATGAGGGGGGCCTGGCCGGGATCGCCGCGATGCCTCGGGTCTTCGCGCCCGGCGACGCGGCGGCCGCGGCCCTCGGCGACCTCAAAGAGGCGGGTGCGTCCTTCGGACTGGTCATGGAAGGGGAGAGGCCTGTCGGCCTCTTCCTCGCGGACGAAGTGCTGATGAGGCTGATCTGA